Part of the Bacteroidales bacterium genome, GAAATAAAGAGGAGGAATATTACAATCCTGAAAAAATTCAATTATTAGATGGTGGGATATATGACAATACAGGATTTTCAGGTTTACGTAAGGAACTTGAAAATGAAAAACGTTTCGTTATTATTAGTGACGCTATCGAAATTTTTGATAAGAAAAAGAAATCCTTCAGTTGGTTCAATCAATTAAAACGAATGGGATTTATAATTTTAGACATGAAAACCAGAAAGGACAGAACATCGCTGGTAAATAAATTAATTAAATTAAAAAAAGATGATGGCTCCTACGAAAATTCAAAATTAAATGGCATTATCTTCTTAATAAAGAATAACTGTAAACACTATCGCAATTATGAAGATAATCGTTATTATATTCCACCTACTAAAGATAATATACCAAGTGATATTGGATGGGATGAACATATAGTTTCACAATTAGCTCATATGAGAACTGATTTTGAAGTTTTCCATAAGATTGAAATAGATTACTTAATGTATCATGGTGCTTCACTATTAGATGTTAATCTGAGAAAATGGCATCCAGAAATTTATAAAGAATTACCGAATATCCCATTAATGAGACCAGATTATAATGATAAAAAAGTTAATAAAATTCTTTCACGTTCTCATAAGCATTATTTATTTAATTTTATTCGGTATTTGTAATAAATTTAATATTATCTTTTTCCAAAAAGTAATTCAAAAAAATAATAAAACCACCACAAATCCTACAACACTAGCAACCTGCACCGCAACATCATACCATTTCAGTTTGGATTCATAAAGATAGGTGCGGGTGGAGTGATCCCATTATAATTTCAAATACAGTATTACAGAATTGAAATATTAGAGAAATATTAAATAAAATATTTTGACAGAAAATAATATATATTTAGATTTGTTTCCGTAAAGCATTAATG contains:
- a CDS encoding patatin-like phospholipase family protein encodes the protein MDIDKQKISLALSGGGFKATLFHLGVVRRLMELGLFNNIKTVSSASGGSILNGLLGLHYDKIKDIDDFDKLITTKIKKIVRINVRNRLIFCSIPYLLSKWKFCKLMDKHLFDDKKLSDLSKNIKNVLNATDLNSGMRWRFNKNNFGGYDHGDCSSTDQIKISEAVYSSAAFPGLLSPFVIVKKKFKFVRRNKEEEYYNPEKIQLLDGGIYDNTGFSGLRKELENEKRFVIISDAIEIFDKKKKSFSWFNQLKRMGFIILDMKTRKDRTSLVNKLIKLKKDDGSYENSKLNGIIFLIKNNCKHYRNYEDNRYYIPPTKDNIPSDIGWDEHIVSQLAHMRTDFEVFHKIEIDYLMYHGASLLDVNLRKWHPEIYKELPNIPLMRPDYNDKKVNKILSRSHKHYLFNFIRYL